GTAAGTGTTGAAACGCATTGACATCAACTCCCACACTTTCCCCTTGACCCCCAACTCTCACAGCTCAGACACGGAATGCAGTACTAGGTGCTTGTGAGCTTTGGGTCAGGCAGTTGGCCATCTGAATCCAATCCCCAGCAGCAGGGGATTCTGTTCAGTCTGAGCTACGTATTCATATGCATTTTGCATATGTATGCAGAGTGTATCCAGCAGCCTGATACCCTCATCTGTGGGTACTAAACACATATGCCCTTTTCTGAATACGGTACCTAGCAACATGTGAGCAACCTTGGACCACCAGCTGCACATACGAGCCCCACTCCAAAGCAAGGGACATTTATCCTCCCCTTTGCAAATGAGAGGCACCGATAGAAAGCAGTATGATCTGAGCCCAGGTCCgctctcagcttcctttctgcATCACTGCCAGGGGGATGTATTCCCACTCGGGGAGAGAACATTCCCCAAGACTAAAATTTTCAAGAACTGCATAAAACATGCCCCTCATCAAAATCGCACATACGGGAAAGTCCCTTTGATTAGGACAGCTAATAATCTGTTATTTAACTTCCATAACAGACTGAAGTTGCAAACGAAGCCCACATCTTGCCAAGCAGCTGTGACTGTACTATAGCATCATCCATAGCTTTCCTGAGGAGGAGGAAATCGCCCCGATCCCGGCAGCTCATTGCTACAGACTGAAGGGGTGAAATGCCACCAGTCGACTCCAGCTCAGAGGGACAATCAACCCAAGATTTTGTACATGATTAAAGCCAGAACAAAGAGATGATTCATTCACAGGCTGGGTTTCTGAGTTACTAGGCAAGCATTTGCTAACTTCACTGTGCTACAGGGCTCCTGTCTTCATGGTAAAGCAAACACCACATTCCTGTTGGGTCAGAAAGTTAAAATGTTTCTCTAATTTGAAAGTTCCAACAAGTACTGATTCATTCCAGCAAGGCATAGAGAAGACAGGACTGAACTCCCGGTGGAGACAAGGGGGTCCCGGACTTACAAATCAAGGAGACAGAGTGGTCACTATTTCACTGGGTAATAGGCAGGGCCTAATAACAAATCTCTTTAAGCCCGGTTTCCTCACCTGTTAGGTGAGGAGAGCAGCAACCTGATTGCACCTGGCTGGATTCAGAGAACATCTACTGAGTAGCGAACACACGACATGCAGATAAACCCTTAACCCAGTacttctcactgtctctgtcagCATTAATCTATGTGGAGGACATGCCTCAAGTTGGACTTGATCATGATATGAACCATGGGAGACtcttgggaagagagagagagagagagagagagagagagagagagagagagagagagagagagagagagagagagagagaagacacaaaaAGAGGCTCAGGGAAAGAACAGGAACAGTCACCAAGGAGGAGGCCGCTGTGTGGGAAACAGCAAGGGCAGAGCACCATGAGTCTGGTTTTCACTGTGGTGTGGGATCCAGCCCCCACACCCTGACTGAGGGAAGAAAGCTCAGTTTTGAAAAGAGGCTGGAAGGTCAGCTCTGCTCCTCACGGGTTCTCTGTGTTAACATCTGACCCACAACTCCCCTCCACAGTGGAGAGAGCTTTGAGCTAATCAGCCCTCTGTCTAGGCCATTCCCCCTCAGATTTCTACTGTTTCCAACAGGAATCAAGACACACAAATCTCATTTGCAATTCCTGGTGAAGAAGACAATGGCAGGTCCTTACCAACCACGTGAAGGATTGTGACGAAATAGCCGTTCGTTCTCTATTTTCTTTGGTCCTCGAATGTTCTCTACAACTCTCTTTGTGACAACTCTCTTACCATTCACTGTCTTGCTACAAGTGGTGACCAGTCTGAACTTTCCCATTCCTTGGCTTACATATGGCACAAATGTCTCAGGGTCATCAGAATAAGATCTGGATTCATGGGACACAAACGTAGAAAATCCTGTGTCCATGATGGGGGTGACAgtaaagaagggggaagaggcTCTTCTGGACCCAGTCATGGGCCCTGCGAACAAACAGTCTCCTGAAAACAGGTCTTCATCTTCAATGACCTTCTGGAAGGTGTGGCGTGGCCTCCGAGAGCATATTTTTTCTTCCCAATCCGTTTCATCTCTGCTGTCGTCAACTCTGATGGTCTCCCCTTTGCCACGGCCGTCACCTCTGATTTCCCCTTTGTTTCGGTTCCATCGGGACCTGTCATAATCCTTTCGCTTCTTGGCGTCAGATAAGACGTGATAGGCTTCTGCTACTTGTTTGAATTTCTCCTCGGCTGCTTCCTTGTCTCCTGGGTTCTTGTCTGGGTGTACCTGCAGAGCCAGCTGATGAAAAGCTCTTTTGATATCTGAGGACGACGCGTTCCGTGGCACCCCTAGTACTTTGTAATAGTTCACCATGTTTCTTTAAACAGCCTTGTCCCACTGAGATGCAGGGTTGAGATTTTGAAGAATTTCCATACAACTTCAGAAAGGAAGATGGTCACTTATTCAAGTTTACAGTTTTGAATTTCCTCACATGGTTTTTGGGGTGAAGCCTCTTCTGGTGGAGAAATTCCTCTTCAGCTAGTT
This region of Mus caroli chromosome 3, CAROLI_EIJ_v1.1, whole genome shotgun sequence genomic DNA includes:
- the LOC110291441 gene encoding dnaJ homolog subfamily B member 6-like; protein product: MVNYYKVLGVPRNASSSDIKRAFHQLALQVHPDKNPGDKEAAEEKFKQVAEAYHVLSDAKKRKDYDRSRWNRNKGEIRGDGRGKGETIRVDDSRDETDWEEKICSRRPRHTFQKVIEDEDLFSGDCLFAGPMTGSRRASSPFFTVTPIMDTGFSTFVSHESRSYSDDPETFVPYVSQGMGKFRLVTTCSKTVNGKRVVTKRVVENIRGPKKIENERLFRHNPSRGWKLMENPCS